One Manduca sexta isolate Smith_Timp_Sample1 chromosome 28, JHU_Msex_v1.0, whole genome shotgun sequence DNA window includes the following coding sequences:
- the LOC115452377 gene encoding 1-acyl-sn-glycerol-3-phosphate acyltransferase alpha isoform X1, with protein sequence MASSYSYPELFLAGFIFTLPFLYEKSNVFRYYLKFFLYYAYVLITCTVLLPVVLIYPRDVTNLIVASRFCRYASYIVGIEWELRGMEYWDNEQCYIVISNHQSSLDILGMFEMWPRMKRCTVVAKRPLMFTGAFGFGAWLSGLVFIDRLKTDRARQLMKEATERVIKEKTKLWVFPEGARYNKGCLQAFKKGAFYLAIDAQIPILPVVFSQYYFLDNETKTFEPGKVVITTLPPIPTKGMTRNDLEALSEMAREQMIDVFNESSKDLVMQKKIAV encoded by the exons ATGGCTTCCTCCTATTCATATCCTGAATTATTTTTGGCGGGTTTTATATTTACCTTgccttttttatatgaaaaaagtaATGTTTTTCGATATTACTtaaagttttttctttattatgcaTATGTTTTGATTACGTGCACTGTTTTATTACCAGTAGTGTTAATATATCCGCGTGATGTTACAAACCTAAT TGTTGCTTCCAGATTTTGTCGGTATGCTTCGTACATAGTTGGTATAGAGTGGGAATTGCGTGGGATGGAATACTGGGATAATGAACAGTGTTACATTGTTATATCAAACCATCAGAGCTCGTTAGATATATTAG GTATGTTTGAAATGTGGCCGCGGATGAAGCGCTGCACAGTTGTAGCTAAGAGACCGCTTATGTTTACTGGTGCATTTGGATTCGGTGCCTGGCTATCAGGTTTAGTATTTATCGACAGGCTTAAAACAGACAGGGCAAGACAGCTAATGAAAGAGGCCACCGAGAGAGTCATAAAGGAAAAg ACGAAACTGTGGGTTTTTCCTGAAGGTGCAAGATACAATAAAGGTTGTCTACAGGCGTTTAAAAAAGGAGCATTCTATCTGGCTATTGATGCTCAGATTCCAATTCTGCCGGTTGTGTTTAGTCAATACTACTTTCTCGACAATGAAACCAAAACTTTTGAACCAG GAAAGGTTGTTATTACCACATTGCCTCCAATCCCAACGAAGGGTATGACACGAAATGATTTAGAAGCCCTGTCGGAAATGGCACGGGAACAAATGATTGATGTCTTTAATGAAAGTTCCAAAGATCTAGTCATGCAGAAAAAAATTGCTGTTTAA
- the LOC115452377 gene encoding 1-acyl-sn-glycerol-3-phosphate acyltransferase alpha isoform X2 produces MEYWDNEQCYIVISNHQSSLDILGMFEMWPRMKRCTVVAKRPLMFTGAFGFGAWLSGLVFIDRLKTDRARQLMKEATERVIKEKTKLWVFPEGARYNKGCLQAFKKGAFYLAIDAQIPILPVVFSQYYFLDNETKTFEPGKVVITTLPPIPTKGMTRNDLEALSEMAREQMIDVFNESSKDLVMQKKIAV; encoded by the exons ATGGAATACTGGGATAATGAACAGTGTTACATTGTTATATCAAACCATCAGAGCTCGTTAGATATATTAG GTATGTTTGAAATGTGGCCGCGGATGAAGCGCTGCACAGTTGTAGCTAAGAGACCGCTTATGTTTACTGGTGCATTTGGATTCGGTGCCTGGCTATCAGGTTTAGTATTTATCGACAGGCTTAAAACAGACAGGGCAAGACAGCTAATGAAAGAGGCCACCGAGAGAGTCATAAAGGAAAAg ACGAAACTGTGGGTTTTTCCTGAAGGTGCAAGATACAATAAAGGTTGTCTACAGGCGTTTAAAAAAGGAGCATTCTATCTGGCTATTGATGCTCAGATTCCAATTCTGCCGGTTGTGTTTAGTCAATACTACTTTCTCGACAATGAAACCAAAACTTTTGAACCAG GAAAGGTTGTTATTACCACATTGCCTCCAATCCCAACGAAGGGTATGACACGAAATGATTTAGAAGCCCTGTCGGAAATGGCACGGGAACAAATGATTGATGTCTTTAATGAAAGTTCCAAAGATCTAGTCATGCAGAAAAAAATTGCTGTTTAA
- the LOC115452377 gene encoding 1-acyl-sn-glycerol-3-phosphate acyltransferase alpha isoform X3: MASSYSYPELFLAGFIFTLPFLYEKSNVFRYYLKFFLYYAYVLITCTVLLPVVLIYPRDVTNLIVASRFCRYASYIVGIEWELRGMEYWDNEQCYIVISNHQSSLDILGMFEMWPRMKRCTVVAKRPLMFTGAFGFGAWLSGLVFIDRLKTDRARQLMKEATERVIKEKSHKT, translated from the exons ATGGCTTCCTCCTATTCATATCCTGAATTATTTTTGGCGGGTTTTATATTTACCTTgccttttttatatgaaaaaagtaATGTTTTTCGATATTACTtaaagttttttctttattatgcaTATGTTTTGATTACGTGCACTGTTTTATTACCAGTAGTGTTAATATATCCGCGTGATGTTACAAACCTAAT TGTTGCTTCCAGATTTTGTCGGTATGCTTCGTACATAGTTGGTATAGAGTGGGAATTGCGTGGGATGGAATACTGGGATAATGAACAGTGTTACATTGTTATATCAAACCATCAGAGCTCGTTAGATATATTAG GTATGTTTGAAATGTGGCCGCGGATGAAGCGCTGCACAGTTGTAGCTAAGAGACCGCTTATGTTTACTGGTGCATTTGGATTCGGTGCCTGGCTATCAGGTTTAGTATTTATCGACAGGCTTAAAACAGACAGGGCAAGACAGCTAATGAAAGAGGCCACCGAGAGAGTCATAAAGGAAAAg TCCCATAAAACTTAg